The proteins below come from a single Mesobacillus jeotgali genomic window:
- the glp gene encoding gephyrin-like molybdotransferase Glp → MLEKRNPIPIGEAVKRVMELKKNGSTEYVSINESYGRYLSEDLKATSDVPHFDRAPYDGYAIRSVDTQEASQNHAVEFEVVDHIGAGMLTDKELGPFQAVRIMTGAQMPVGADAVVMLELAKEHERDGKKYMETKRKHNEGDNVSYRGEDAKEGEVLVKKGTFINPGIQAMLATFGYAKVPVAKKPVIGLYATGTELLDVDEPLEPGKIRNSNSYMISAQILRAGAELKYFGQLPDDFDTCFDAVSKAIEQVDLFITTGGVSVGDYDYLPEIYAKLGAEVLFNKVAMRPGSVTTVAQLDGKLLFGLSGNPSACYVGFELFARPIIRTMLFTDQPHLRKEKAILDANFPKANPFTRFVRSALTIENGKLVVTPSGLDKSNIIMSLAGANSLMILPGGTRGFEQGTEVEVLMLEDHVGSEWPW, encoded by the coding sequence AACGGCTCCACTGAATATGTTTCGATTAATGAAAGCTATGGACGCTATCTTTCGGAGGACTTGAAAGCAACCAGCGATGTGCCGCATTTTGACAGAGCGCCATACGATGGTTATGCAATCCGTTCTGTCGATACACAGGAAGCCTCTCAAAATCACGCTGTTGAATTTGAGGTGGTGGACCATATCGGTGCAGGTATGCTTACGGATAAAGAACTTGGACCGTTCCAGGCGGTAAGGATCATGACAGGCGCTCAGATGCCTGTGGGAGCTGACGCTGTTGTTATGCTTGAATTGGCTAAAGAACACGAACGTGATGGAAAAAAATACATGGAAACAAAGCGCAAACACAATGAAGGAGACAATGTTTCCTACCGCGGGGAGGATGCAAAGGAAGGCGAGGTCCTCGTAAAAAAAGGTACCTTCATCAATCCTGGGATCCAGGCGATGCTAGCAACTTTCGGTTATGCAAAAGTACCAGTTGCAAAGAAACCAGTGATCGGCCTGTATGCAACAGGGACTGAATTGCTCGATGTCGATGAACCGCTTGAGCCGGGGAAAATTCGCAACAGTAACTCTTATATGATATCCGCGCAAATTCTTCGTGCAGGTGCAGAACTAAAATACTTCGGCCAGCTGCCTGATGATTTTGATACATGCTTCGATGCAGTGAGTAAAGCGATTGAACAAGTGGATTTATTCATTACGACCGGCGGGGTTTCCGTCGGGGATTACGACTATCTGCCGGAAATTTATGCAAAGCTTGGGGCAGAGGTGTTGTTCAATAAGGTAGCGATGAGGCCAGGCAGCGTCACTACTGTAGCCCAGCTTGACGGGAAGTTATTGTTTGGCCTCTCAGGAAACCCTTCAGCTTGCTATGTAGGCTTTGAATTGTTCGCCCGTCCAATCATCAGGACGATGCTGTTCACTGATCAGCCTCATTTGAGAAAGGAGAAAGCGATTCTTGATGCCAATTTCCCTAAAGCAAATCCATTTACTAGATTTGTAAGGAGTGCCCTGACAATCGAGAATGGAAAACTGGTAGTGACACCAAGCGGCCTGGATAAATCAAACATCATCATGAGCCTTGCCGGGGCTAACTCCCTCATGATTCTGCCTGGCGGCACGAGAGGCTTTGAACAGGGAACCGAGGTAGAGGTGCTGATGCTTGAAGACCATGTGGGCAGCGAATGGCCTTGGTAA
- the mobB gene encoding molybdopterin-guanine dinucleotide biosynthesis protein B, translating into MALVKPVLFQIAGYQNSGKTTLSLTLIKQLTAAGLKVATVKHHGHGGKPEVVEAKDSDKHIKAGAAVSLVEGGGRMVIQAEKGSWSLAEEIEMLSFFKPDVILIEGYKKEPFPKAVILRDEKDLELLEKLQNIQVILCRDPGLQDLLKDIALPVLNMDEGVSWILGEITKI; encoded by the coding sequence ATGGCCTTGGTAAAACCGGTGTTGTTCCAGATTGCAGGGTACCAAAACAGCGGCAAAACCACGCTTAGCCTGACGTTGATTAAACAGCTGACTGCAGCTGGCCTTAAGGTAGCGACCGTGAAACATCATGGGCATGGCGGCAAGCCGGAAGTTGTTGAGGCAAAGGATTCAGATAAGCATATTAAGGCTGGGGCAGCTGTCTCACTTGTAGAAGGAGGAGGCAGGATGGTCATCCAGGCTGAAAAAGGTTCATGGTCCCTTGCTGAAGAAATAGAGATGCTTTCCTTCTTCAAGCCAGATGTAATATTGATTGAAGGCTATAAGAAAGAGCCCTTTCCCAAGGCGGTCATCCTGCGTGATGAAAAAGATTTGGAGCTGTTGGAAAAGCTTCAGAATATCCAGGTCATCTTATGCAGAGATCCTGGACTGCAAGACTTATTAAAGGATATAGCTCTCCCTGTTCTTAATATGGATGAGGGAGTTAGCTGGATTTTAGGGGAAATCACCAAAATATAG